One window from the genome of uncultured Tateyamaria sp. encodes:
- a CDS encoding SDR family NAD(P)-dependent oxidoreductase, with protein MDPNTLFSLEGKVALVTGGATGIGRMAATGLMMAGARVLIASRKGDACAAVAAELNALDGPGSAEGFAADIGSEDGIAALVADVAGRADDLHILMNNSGVTWGAPMGQFPHAAWEKVMNVNVAAMFHLTQSLLPVLIKTGTADDPARVVNVGSVMGEAPMGDGAYSYAASKAAVLHMTKIMAKELAPHHVTVNALAPGPFVSKMTAFATADEGMRDKVGADVPLGRVGRDEDIAGCMQFLCGRGGAYLTGAVLPVSGGIQVMTGPNLFRAALGG; from the coding sequence ATGGATCCCAACACCTTGTTTTCATTGGAAGGAAAGGTGGCGTTGGTCACGGGCGGGGCGACCGGCATCGGGCGGATGGCCGCCACCGGGTTGATGATGGCGGGCGCCCGTGTGTTGATCGCAAGCCGCAAGGGCGACGCCTGTGCAGCCGTGGCCGCCGAACTGAACGCACTGGACGGCCCCGGCAGCGCCGAAGGGTTTGCCGCCGACATTGGCAGCGAGGACGGCATCGCGGCGCTGGTGGCAGATGTGGCGGGCCGCGCGGACGATCTGCACATCCTGATGAACAATTCCGGCGTCACGTGGGGCGCACCGATGGGCCAGTTTCCCCATGCGGCGTGGGAAAAGGTGATGAATGTGAACGTGGCCGCCATGTTCCATCTGACCCAATCGCTGCTGCCCGTTCTGATCAAGACCGGAACCGCCGACGATCCGGCGCGTGTCGTGAATGTCGGATCGGTCATGGGGGAGGCACCAATGGGGGACGGCGCGTATTCTTATGCCGCGTCGAAGGCCGCCGTGTTGCACATGACCAAGATCATGGCCAAGGAACTGGCCCCGCATCATGTCACGGTGAACGCGCTGGCGCCGGGGCCGTTTGTTTCGAAGATGACGGCATTTGCCACCGCCGATGAAGGCATGCGCGACAAGGTCGGCGCGGACGTGCCCCTGGGCCGCGTGGGCCGGGACGAGGATATCGCCGGGTGCATGCAATTCCTCTGTGGTCGTGGCGGCGCATATCTGACGGGTGCCGTGCTGCCGGTGTCGGGTGGTATTCAGGTGATGACCGGCCCGAACCTTTTCCGTGCGGCCTTGGGCGGATGA
- a CDS encoding NADPH:quinone oxidoreductase family protein: MHAMLSTAPGGPETLEWTEGPAPEPKKGEVRIAVKAAGVNFPDTLIIRDLYQVKPPRPFAPGGEIAGVVDAVGAGVTHLAEGDRVLAMTGFGGFTTHLCAQATACVKIPDTMPFDEAACFIFTYGTSHYALKNRGALKDGETLLILGAAGGVGAAAIELGKVTGAKVIAAVSSQEKADFCRDLGADETILYPREMDRDAQKALSADIKQAAGPDGVQVAYDAVGGAYAEPVIRSMGWGGRFLVVGFPAGIPSIPLNLTLLKSCQIVGVFWGASIYRDPAGHMQNVKDLFEMYAQGQIKPRISARFPMQDAAQALSLISERKVMGKVVLTNDQR, translated from the coding sequence ATGCACGCCATGCTCAGCACCGCACCCGGTGGTCCCGAAACACTGGAATGGACAGAAGGGCCTGCGCCCGAGCCGAAGAAAGGCGAAGTGCGCATCGCGGTCAAAGCGGCGGGCGTGAACTTTCCCGATACGCTGATCATCCGCGACCTCTATCAGGTGAAACCACCCCGCCCCTTCGCGCCGGGAGGCGAGATTGCAGGCGTCGTTGACGCGGTTGGCGCAGGCGTGACGCACTTGGCCGAAGGGGATCGGGTGCTGGCCATGACCGGCTTCGGCGGCTTCACCACGCATCTGTGTGCGCAGGCGACGGCATGCGTGAAAATCCCCGACACCATGCCCTTTGACGAGGCGGCGTGCTTTATCTTCACCTACGGGACATCGCACTATGCCCTGAAGAACCGTGGTGCGCTGAAAGACGGCGAAACCCTTCTGATCCTTGGGGCAGCAGGCGGCGTCGGTGCGGCTGCGATCGAATTGGGCAAGGTCACGGGCGCCAAGGTCATCGCCGCCGTCAGTTCTCAGGAAAAGGCCGATTTTTGCCGCGACCTCGGTGCGGACGAAACCATCCTCTATCCCCGCGAAATGGATCGGGACGCGCAAAAGGCGCTGTCGGCGGACATCAAACAGGCGGCAGGACCCGATGGTGTGCAGGTGGCCTATGATGCCGTGGGCGGCGCGTATGCTGAACCGGTGATCCGGTCCATGGGTTGGGGCGGTCGGTTTCTTGTGGTCGGATTTCCCGCTGGTATCCCCTCCATTCCGTTGAACCTGACGCTGTTGAAATCCTGCCAGATCGTGGGCGTGTTCTGGGGCGCCTCGATCTACCGCGACCCGGCAGGTCACATGCAGAATGTCAAAGACCTGTTTGAAATGTATGCTCAAGGGCAGATCAAGCCGCGCATCTCGGCCCGTTTTCCAATGCAGGACGCAGCCCAGGCCCTGTCGCTGATTTCCGAGCGCAAGGTGATGGGCAAAGTGGTGCTGACCAACGATCAGAGGTGA